Proteins from one Telopea speciosissima isolate NSW1024214 ecotype Mountain lineage chromosome 1, Tspe_v1, whole genome shotgun sequence genomic window:
- the LOC122647682 gene encoding uncharacterized protein LOC122647682 isoform X3: protein MAQKAWKIIPRPLLETVLNNHVQHLRVSQPLILHGLRGAGKTTLILNRLLDDWNKGPHITGYVDFGLSVEDHHRIYSNQSSPWASWSNVPPPTLPSLRSQLERCLESMVQRGVRLGTIGPQQVFSTLNKWHSLNSALRSILQNHTHSSTTIDDKVSTSWSRALFALSARSKANEIDAVLGLDDKGKTLTLEETSYFREALLSLRLAKEVLQIHQSWRANAVSHLNRTGGFSRSLANSSTDWPYLLLELLSAAAEVDNFQPKLVINNIDVLRDAVLTDDSTLSASMYHDSLLWRLIALGVTERCLPVILLTSDSYYSYRASMDFGYPDLFISRENVRWQPVLQTFDTNLGLCCRLPNQIFLNAMSLV, encoded by the exons atgGCGCAGAAGGCGTGGAAAATAATCCCGCGGCCATTGTTAGAGACGGTGCTGAACAATCATGTCCAGCACCTCCGTGTCTCTCAACCTCTCATTCTTCACGGTCTAAGAGGCGCTGGCAAAACTACTCTCATCCTCAACC GTCTTCTCGATGACTGGAACAAAGGCCCCCATATCACCGGCTATGTCGATTTTGGTCTCTCCGTCGAAGATCATCATCGTATCTATAGCAATCAATCCTCTCCATGGGCCTCTTGGTCCAATGTGCCGCCTCCCACCCTCCCTTCTCTTCGTTCGCAGCTCGAACGCTGCCTGGAATCAATGGTCCAAAGGGGTGTCCGCCTCGGTACCATTGGCCCTCAGCAAGTCTTCTCTACCCTCAATAAATGGCACAGCCTAAACTCCGCCCTCCGCAGCATTCTCCAAAACCACACTCACAGCTCTACTACCATCGACGACAAGGTTTCTACATCGTGGTCCAGGGCGTTATTCGCACTATCTGCTCGATCAAAAGCCAATGAGATTGATGCGGTCCTTGGGTTGGATGACAAAGGTAAGACTTTGACGCTCGAAGAGACCTCGTACTTCAGAGAAGCTCTGCTGTCGCTTCGACTTGCCAAGGAGGTCCTTCAAATTCATCAGAGCTGGAGAGCAAATGCAGTCTCCCACTTGAACCGTACTGGTGGTTTCTCGAGGTCCCTGGCCAATTCTTCCACTGATTGGCCATATTTGTTGTTGGAACTTCTCTCCGCCGCTGCTGAGGTTGATAACTTCCAG CCAAAGCTCGTCATAAACAATATTGATGTTCTCCGGGATGCAGTCCTAACTGATGATTCGACCTTGTCTGCATCAATGTATCATGACAGTCTTCTTTGGAGATTAATAGCATTGGGTGTGACTGAAAGGTGTTTGCCAGTCATACTTTTAACATCAGATAG CTACTACTCGTACCGAGCCTCTATGGATTTTGGGTATCCAGACTTATTCATCTCCCGTGAG AATGTGAGGTGGCAACCTGTCCTACAGACCTTTGACACCAATCTCGGACTGTGTTGCAGGCTTCCAAATCAGATATTTTTAAATGCCATGAGTCTTGTTTA A
- the LOC122647682 gene encoding uncharacterized protein LOC122647682 isoform X1: MAQKAWKIIPRPLLETVLNNHVQHLRVSQPLILHGLRGAGKTTLILNRLLDDWNKGPHITGYVDFGLSVEDHHRIYSNQSSPWASWSNVPPPTLPSLRSQLERCLESMVQRGVRLGTIGPQQVFSTLNKWHSLNSALRSILQNHTHSSTTIDDKVSTSWSRALFALSARSKANEIDAVLGLDDKGKTLTLEETSYFREALLSLRLAKEVLQIHQSWRANAVSHLNRTGGFSRSLANSSTDWPYLLLELLSAAAEVDNFQPKLVINNIDVLRDAVLTDDSTLSASMYHDSLLWRLIALGVTERCLPVILLTSDSYYSYRASMDFGYPDLFISRETFGWTPQEAKMHMVTDFFTESERTGQVHVGTCWHTSLRQHCEL, translated from the exons atgGCGCAGAAGGCGTGGAAAATAATCCCGCGGCCATTGTTAGAGACGGTGCTGAACAATCATGTCCAGCACCTCCGTGTCTCTCAACCTCTCATTCTTCACGGTCTAAGAGGCGCTGGCAAAACTACTCTCATCCTCAACC GTCTTCTCGATGACTGGAACAAAGGCCCCCATATCACCGGCTATGTCGATTTTGGTCTCTCCGTCGAAGATCATCATCGTATCTATAGCAATCAATCCTCTCCATGGGCCTCTTGGTCCAATGTGCCGCCTCCCACCCTCCCTTCTCTTCGTTCGCAGCTCGAACGCTGCCTGGAATCAATGGTCCAAAGGGGTGTCCGCCTCGGTACCATTGGCCCTCAGCAAGTCTTCTCTACCCTCAATAAATGGCACAGCCTAAACTCCGCCCTCCGCAGCATTCTCCAAAACCACACTCACAGCTCTACTACCATCGACGACAAGGTTTCTACATCGTGGTCCAGGGCGTTATTCGCACTATCTGCTCGATCAAAAGCCAATGAGATTGATGCGGTCCTTGGGTTGGATGACAAAGGTAAGACTTTGACGCTCGAAGAGACCTCGTACTTCAGAGAAGCTCTGCTGTCGCTTCGACTTGCCAAGGAGGTCCTTCAAATTCATCAGAGCTGGAGAGCAAATGCAGTCTCCCACTTGAACCGTACTGGTGGTTTCTCGAGGTCCCTGGCCAATTCTTCCACTGATTGGCCATATTTGTTGTTGGAACTTCTCTCCGCCGCTGCTGAGGTTGATAACTTCCAG CCAAAGCTCGTCATAAACAATATTGATGTTCTCCGGGATGCAGTCCTAACTGATGATTCGACCTTGTCTGCATCAATGTATCATGACAGTCTTCTTTGGAGATTAATAGCATTGGGTGTGACTGAAAGGTGTTTGCCAGTCATACTTTTAACATCAGATAG CTACTACTCGTACCGAGCCTCTATGGATTTTGGGTATCCAGACTTATTCATCTCCCGTGAG ACTTTTGGATGGACTCCTCAAGAAGCTAAAATGCATATGGTTACTGATTTCTTCACTGAATCTGAG AGAACAGGCCAAGTTCATGTTGGCACGTGTTGGCACACTAGTCTGAGACAACACTGTGAACTGTAG
- the LOC122647682 gene encoding uncharacterized protein LOC122647682 isoform X2: protein MAQKAWKIIPRPLLETVLNNHVQHLRVSQPLILHGLRGAGKTTLILNRLLDDWNKGPHITGYVDFGLSVEDHHRIYSNQSSPWASWSNVPPPTLPSLRSQLERCLESMVQRGVRLGTIGPQQVFSTLNKWHSLNSALRSILQNHTHSSTTIDDKVSTSWSRALFALSARSKANEIDAVLGLDDKGKTLTLEETSYFREALLSLRLAKEVLQIHQSWRANAVSHLNRTGGFSRSLANSSTDWPYLLLELLSAAAEVDNFQPKLVINNIDVLRDAVLTDDSTLSASMYHDSLLWRLIALGVTERCLPVILLTSDSYYSYRASMDFGYPDLFISRETFGWTPQEAKMHMVTDFFTESEWRLIAEMLGPNP from the exons atgGCGCAGAAGGCGTGGAAAATAATCCCGCGGCCATTGTTAGAGACGGTGCTGAACAATCATGTCCAGCACCTCCGTGTCTCTCAACCTCTCATTCTTCACGGTCTAAGAGGCGCTGGCAAAACTACTCTCATCCTCAACC GTCTTCTCGATGACTGGAACAAAGGCCCCCATATCACCGGCTATGTCGATTTTGGTCTCTCCGTCGAAGATCATCATCGTATCTATAGCAATCAATCCTCTCCATGGGCCTCTTGGTCCAATGTGCCGCCTCCCACCCTCCCTTCTCTTCGTTCGCAGCTCGAACGCTGCCTGGAATCAATGGTCCAAAGGGGTGTCCGCCTCGGTACCATTGGCCCTCAGCAAGTCTTCTCTACCCTCAATAAATGGCACAGCCTAAACTCCGCCCTCCGCAGCATTCTCCAAAACCACACTCACAGCTCTACTACCATCGACGACAAGGTTTCTACATCGTGGTCCAGGGCGTTATTCGCACTATCTGCTCGATCAAAAGCCAATGAGATTGATGCGGTCCTTGGGTTGGATGACAAAGGTAAGACTTTGACGCTCGAAGAGACCTCGTACTTCAGAGAAGCTCTGCTGTCGCTTCGACTTGCCAAGGAGGTCCTTCAAATTCATCAGAGCTGGAGAGCAAATGCAGTCTCCCACTTGAACCGTACTGGTGGTTTCTCGAGGTCCCTGGCCAATTCTTCCACTGATTGGCCATATTTGTTGTTGGAACTTCTCTCCGCCGCTGCTGAGGTTGATAACTTCCAG CCAAAGCTCGTCATAAACAATATTGATGTTCTCCGGGATGCAGTCCTAACTGATGATTCGACCTTGTCTGCATCAATGTATCATGACAGTCTTCTTTGGAGATTAATAGCATTGGGTGTGACTGAAAGGTGTTTGCCAGTCATACTTTTAACATCAGATAG CTACTACTCGTACCGAGCCTCTATGGATTTTGGGTATCCAGACTTATTCATCTCCCGTGAG ACTTTTGGATGGACTCCTCAAGAAGCTAAAATGCATATGGTTACTGATTTCTTCACTGAATCTGAG TGGCGGCTGATTGCTGAGATGCTTGGACCAAATCCATGA